The Pseudofrankia inefficax genome window below encodes:
- a CDS encoding VOC family protein has protein sequence MKPEDKYHVGIIVDDFDETLAWYSKVFGYRWAEPVDVANPIVTPAGEQTVQMRMTYSVEEPRIEIIQSIPGTLWEPADSGVHHVGYWTDDVVGDVATLTASGMTLDVSGLFPDGSMMWAYCGAPGRQRTELVSRALEPSMRQWWASGATR, from the coding sequence ATGAAGCCCGAGGACAAGTACCACGTCGGGATCATCGTCGACGACTTCGACGAGACACTCGCCTGGTACAGCAAGGTGTTCGGCTACCGGTGGGCCGAGCCGGTCGACGTGGCCAACCCGATCGTCACCCCGGCCGGCGAGCAGACAGTCCAGATGCGGATGACGTACTCGGTGGAAGAGCCGCGCATCGAGATCATCCAGTCGATCCCCGGGACCCTGTGGGAGCCGGCCGACTCCGGCGTCCACCACGTCGGCTACTGGACCGACGACGTCGTGGGCGACGTCGCCACCCTGACTGCCAGCGGAATGACGCTCGACGTCAGCGGCCTGTTCCCGGACGGGTCGATGATGTGGGCCTACTGTGGCGCACCCGGACGGCAACGGACCGAACTCGTGAGCCGCGCCCTGGAACCGTCCATGCGGCAGTGGTGGGCGAGCGGCGCCACGCGCTGA
- a CDS encoding SDR family NAD(P)-dependent oxidoreductase yields the protein MDLRGKVAIVTGASRGVGAALAVALAREGCSVVCAARSTAGAPQRTPGTLDDTVDRANEAGRGAGAVAVAVPTNLAVQDEVVAMVATTVERFGGVDILVNNAAITFAGDLNQPLNRHDLTMEINYRAPYLAIREARVSMAARGGGSIINVSSFAALQPLPNMLAYGTSKIALEHLTMDAARELYPQGIAVNCFRIDVPVASEGFVANTPGADRTGWKGSDVPVEGMLWMLRQPVAYTGRRESMYHLGLREGLMGMDGYQLPSGTVPRTELFDGLWESSAPPVVREPAQAHG from the coding sequence ATGGACCTTCGTGGCAAGGTCGCGATCGTGACCGGCGCGAGTCGCGGCGTCGGGGCGGCACTCGCCGTGGCGCTCGCGCGGGAGGGCTGCTCGGTGGTCTGCGCGGCGCGATCGACGGCCGGAGCGCCGCAACGGACCCCGGGGACGCTCGACGACACGGTCGACCGGGCGAACGAGGCCGGGCGCGGCGCGGGCGCGGTGGCGGTCGCGGTGCCGACGAACCTGGCGGTCCAGGACGAGGTCGTCGCCATGGTCGCGACCACCGTCGAACGGTTCGGCGGCGTGGACATCCTGGTCAACAACGCTGCCATCACCTTCGCCGGTGACCTGAACCAGCCGCTGAACCGGCACGACCTGACCATGGAGATCAACTATCGGGCGCCGTACCTCGCGATCCGGGAGGCCCGGGTGTCGATGGCGGCGCGCGGCGGCGGCTCGATCATCAACGTCTCCTCGTTCGCGGCGCTCCAGCCGCTGCCGAACATGCTCGCCTACGGCACGTCGAAGATCGCCCTTGAGCACCTGACGATGGACGCGGCGCGCGAGCTCTACCCGCAGGGCATCGCGGTCAACTGCTTCCGGATCGACGTGCCGGTGGCCTCGGAGGGGTTCGTCGCGAACACCCCGGGCGCGGACCGGACCGGCTGGAAGGGCTCGGACGTGCCGGTCGAGGGCATGCTGTGGATGTTGCGGCAGCCGGTCGCCTACACGGGCCGGCGGGAGAGCATGTACCACCTGGGTCTGCGCGAGGGCCTCATGGGCATGGACGGCTATCAGCTGCCCAGCGGGACGGTGCCCCGGACGGAGCTGTTCGACGGGCTGTGGGAGTCCTCGGCGCCCCCGGTCGTGCGCGAGCCGGCCCAGGCGCACGGGTGA
- a CDS encoding TIGR03619 family F420-dependent LLM class oxidoreductase, with the protein MTTPGRRPSVGVHPTATDLSMPVLELARATEARGLESIYFPEHTHVPLDSLDITANWRMSERYQRSLDPFVCSSFVAATTSLEVGSAISLVAQHDAIALAKEIATIDHLCGGRVVVGVGFGYNRQEAANHGVSFGDRAAVVEETVRLMRSLWTEDEASFDGRFRRLTPSWSWPKPVRPGGPPVLLGGRATERTFERVASWADGWIPMGQTPARDPGLGPHLDGLRGAWDKAGRAAEPQVLCFFPPGSADEMTRELELGARLGIQRMQVLLEDRTTDEVLPVLDDLATAVGRLGS; encoded by the coding sequence ATGACGACACCGGGACGGCGGCCGTCGGTCGGTGTCCATCCGACGGCCACCGACCTGTCGATGCCCGTGCTGGAGCTGGCCCGCGCGACCGAGGCGCGCGGGCTGGAGTCGATCTACTTCCCCGAGCACACCCATGTGCCGCTGGACAGCCTCGACATCACCGCCAACTGGCGGATGTCGGAGCGTTACCAGCGCTCGCTCGACCCGTTCGTCTGCTCGTCCTTCGTGGCGGCGACGACCTCACTCGAGGTGGGCTCGGCGATCTCCCTGGTCGCCCAGCACGACGCGATCGCGTTGGCGAAGGAGATCGCCACGATCGACCACCTCTGCGGCGGCCGGGTCGTGGTGGGTGTCGGGTTCGGCTACAACCGGCAGGAGGCGGCCAACCACGGGGTGTCGTTCGGCGACCGGGCCGCGGTGGTGGAGGAGACCGTGCGGCTCATGCGGTCGCTGTGGACCGAGGACGAGGCGTCGTTCGACGGCCGTTTCCGGCGCCTCACCCCGTCGTGGTCGTGGCCGAAGCCCGTCCGGCCCGGCGGACCGCCGGTTCTGCTCGGCGGCCGTGCCACGGAACGGACCTTCGAACGCGTCGCGAGCTGGGCCGACGGCTGGATTCCGATGGGCCAGACGCCGGCCCGCGATCCAGGGCTCGGCCCCCACCTCGACGGCCTGCGTGGCGCCTGGGACAAGGCGGGCCGCGCGGCCGAGCCGCAGGTGCTGTGTTTCTTCCCCCCCGGGTCGGCCGACGAGATGACCCGGGAGCTGGAGCTCGGCGCGCGGCTGGGCATCCAGCGGATGCAGGTGCTGCTGGAGGACCGCACCACCGACGAGGTGCTGCCCGTGCTGGATGACCTGGCGACGGCGGTCGGACGTCTCGGCTCGTGA
- a CDS encoding MarR family winged helix-turn-helix transcriptional regulator, translated as MPVHHEQSGRIPDRVRDRPTWLISRAFARSTSLLFAGFETHGDGLRGYHYRLLAALEQWGPASQADLGRDTGIDRSDVTGALTELEARGLVERRPDPDHGRRKIVTITSRGLEALKRLDGVLDGIQEAVLAPLTPEQRRQFLDLISRLGDAAVGGEGRPEGGSQG; from the coding sequence ATGCCCGTGCACCATGAGCAGTCCGGTCGCATCCCGGACCGGGTCAGGGACCGCCCGACCTGGCTCATCAGCCGTGCCTTCGCGCGCTCGACGTCGCTGCTGTTCGCCGGCTTCGAGACGCACGGCGACGGGCTGCGCGGCTATCACTACCGGCTGCTCGCCGCCCTCGAACAGTGGGGGCCCGCGAGTCAGGCCGACCTCGGCCGCGACACCGGCATCGACCGCAGCGACGTCACCGGCGCGCTCACCGAACTTGAGGCCCGCGGCCTCGTCGAGCGCAGGCCCGACCCCGACCACGGGCGTCGAAAGATCGTCACGATTACCTCGCGGGGCCTCGAAGCCCTGAAACGGCTCGACGGCGTCCTCGACGGGATCCAGGAGGCGGTGCTCGCTCCCCTGACACCGGAGCAGCGCCGTCAGTTCCTTGATCTGATCTCTCGCCTCGGGGATGCGGCCGTGGGTGGCGAAGGCCGTCCCGAGGGCGGCAGCCAGGGCTGA
- a CDS encoding LLM class flavin-dependent oxidoreductase, with amino-acid sequence MRLGLYVDMRNPPRWERSWDRHYGRWLERLEEAERLGAPSVWLTEHHFFDDGYLPQCWIYAAAIAARTSRLRIGSAVSLLPLHSPLEFAEQIALADVISGGRIEPGFGVGYRKPEYVAFGGDFKRRYLEFEDRIGALRALWGEVPGAERTVTPAPIQRPVPMWGGFGGPRGAGLAGRLGLGLQSLDRALLEPYLAGLRAGGHDESSARMGHTVQFFLSDDPEKAWSRISDHVSYRWLSYNRYMYEGTRREAAPPAYFDPDSIRDEVLIGTPDQVAAAIRARVAGLPVTDVFFWADFPGLPDELIDRHIELSLTELAPRLAADDGSSA; translated from the coding sequence GTGCGGCTGGGCCTGTACGTCGACATGAGGAACCCGCCGCGCTGGGAGCGGTCGTGGGACCGGCACTACGGCCGGTGGCTGGAGCGGCTGGAGGAGGCCGAGCGTCTCGGCGCGCCGTCGGTCTGGTTGACCGAGCATCACTTCTTCGATGACGGCTACCTGCCGCAGTGCTGGATCTACGCGGCGGCGATCGCGGCCCGCACCTCGCGGCTGCGGATCGGCTCGGCGGTGTCGTTGCTGCCGTTGCACAGCCCGCTGGAGTTCGCCGAGCAGATCGCGCTGGCGGACGTCATCAGCGGTGGCCGGATCGAGCCGGGCTTCGGCGTCGGCTACCGCAAGCCCGAGTACGTCGCGTTCGGCGGCGACTTCAAGCGGCGCTACCTGGAGTTCGAGGACCGGATCGGCGCGCTGCGGGCGCTGTGGGGCGAGGTCCCCGGCGCCGAGCGGACCGTCACCCCGGCGCCGATCCAGCGCCCGGTGCCGATGTGGGGCGGGTTCGGCGGCCCGCGCGGGGCCGGGCTCGCCGGCCGTCTCGGCCTCGGGCTGCAGTCGCTGGACCGGGCGCTGCTGGAGCCGTACCTGGCCGGGCTTCGCGCGGGTGGGCATGACGAGTCGTCCGCGCGGATGGGCCACACCGTGCAGTTCTTCCTGTCGGACGACCCGGAGAAGGCCTGGTCGCGGATCAGCGACCACGTGTCCTATCGCTGGCTGTCGTACAACCGCTACATGTACGAGGGCACCCGGCGGGAGGCGGCCCCGCCCGCCTACTTCGACCCGGACAGCATCCGGGACGAGGTGCTGATCGGGACGCCCGACCAGGTCGCCGCCGCGATCCGGGCCCGGGTCGCCGGGCTGCCGGTGACCGACGTCTTCTTCTGGGCCGACTTCCCCGGCCTGCCCGACGAGCTCATCGACCGCCACATCGAGCTCAGCCTCACCGAACTCGCGCCGCGTCTGGCCGCCGACGACGGCTCGTCTGCCTGA
- a CDS encoding thiolase family protein encodes MAADSAGRHAVAIVGVGVSRSVRHSDVPIGSMAVGMSDAAIADAGLTRSDIDGISCGTSLPADGAARVLRPGYDFVNSDFLTETMGLEPVWSRDDGSFPPALARAVQAVAAGAASTVLVNRTVHNPAGRYHNFAGTAATGRQQWTAPYGFVGWISGMAMSYLEYQRRYGARREHMATQVLQNRKNALRIPEAYWFGRELTFDEYMASRMISEPLCLFDNDIPVDGGASFIVTTEERARDLPHKPVYITSWARIRGQRPSAWMVPGTLGALDDYYEPGFDLARRLWANSGWSPRDVDVVQLYDGFAMETWYWLEVLGFCPQGEAWSFVQDGRIAADGPFPLNSGGGNSGWGRLHGVPQVLECYLQLARRAGERQLARTETGLSTYGDPAHTIGTALLYSVDPTA; translated from the coding sequence ATGGCAGCTGACAGTGCGGGACGCCACGCGGTCGCGATCGTCGGCGTCGGGGTGAGCAGGAGCGTCCGGCACTCGGACGTCCCGATCGGGAGCATGGCCGTCGGCATGTCGGACGCCGCCATCGCCGACGCCGGCCTGACCAGAAGCGACATCGACGGCATCTCCTGCGGCACCAGCCTGCCGGCCGACGGGGCCGCCCGCGTGCTGCGGCCCGGCTACGACTTCGTCAACAGCGACTTCCTGACCGAGACCATGGGACTGGAGCCGGTCTGGTCCCGCGACGACGGCTCCTTCCCGCCGGCGCTCGCCCGCGCCGTCCAGGCGGTCGCCGCCGGGGCCGCGAGCACCGTCCTGGTGAACCGCACCGTGCACAATCCCGCGGGCCGTTACCACAACTTCGCCGGAACGGCGGCCACCGGCCGCCAGCAGTGGACCGCCCCCTACGGCTTCGTCGGCTGGATCTCGGGAATGGCGATGTCCTACCTCGAATACCAGCGACGGTACGGCGCGCGCCGCGAGCACATGGCCACCCAGGTGCTCCAGAACCGCAAGAACGCGCTCCGGATCCCCGAGGCCTACTGGTTCGGCCGTGAGCTGACCTTCGACGAGTACATGGCCAGCCGGATGATCAGCGAACCGCTCTGCCTGTTCGACAACGACATCCCGGTCGACGGCGGCGCCTCCTTCATCGTGACGACCGAGGAACGGGCCAGGGATCTCCCCCACAAGCCGGTCTACATCACGTCCTGGGCAAGAATCCGAGGCCAGCGGCCAAGCGCCTGGATGGTCCCCGGAACGCTCGGCGCGCTCGACGACTACTACGAGCCCGGCTTCGACCTCGCCCGGCGGCTGTGGGCGAACAGCGGCTGGAGCCCGCGGGACGTCGACGTCGTCCAGCTGTACGACGGGTTCGCGATGGAGACCTGGTACTGGCTGGAGGTGCTCGGTTTCTGCCCGCAGGGCGAGGCGTGGAGCTTCGTCCAGGACGGCCGCATCGCCGCGGACGGCCCGTTCCCGCTCAACTCCGGCGGCGGCAACTCGGGCTGGGGACGGCTGCACGGCGTGCCCCAGGTCCTCGAGTGCTACCTCCAACTGGCCCGACGGGCGGGCGAGCGCCAGCTCGCGCGGACCGAGACCGGACTCTCCACGTATGGCGACCCGGCGCACACGATCGGCACGGCGCTGCTCTACAGCGTCGACCCGACGGCGTAG
- a CDS encoding amidohydrolase family protein, with amino-acid sequence MTTTSTVAPAAQGVPEQTGLFDADGHVMEDVPAIVSKLPDKWRAPRERLLKNDLSRLHGMSIFPPLGYLSTIPTPGRSALGRGPKETGIDPASWEFFLGEVGIERTVLYPTLGLTVGRLRDAEYAVAITRAYNDWMAETYIQHPSGKFQAAALLPLQKPDEAVRELRRVVEDLGFRAAVLPAHGLHNHLGSEMFFPVYEAAQDLDVGLSVHGGIHDGFGFDDFNVFAAVHALGFPFGLLISLGGMLFNNVFERFPGLRVAFLEGGAAWILMAAERFSESFGATPSLNSEALHLPEGTSVRDYLSELMKSDRIVIGCEGGEHHLVTAMEYFGTAPFMYSSDFPHEVNVKSCLHELEELDELPVDAASRALLRGGTARKFYKL; translated from the coding sequence ATGACCACGACCTCTACGGTGGCGCCCGCGGCCCAAGGCGTGCCTGAGCAGACTGGTCTCTTCGACGCCGACGGCCATGTGATGGAGGACGTCCCGGCCATCGTCTCCAAGCTCCCCGACAAATGGCGGGCCCCCCGTGAGCGGCTGCTGAAGAACGACCTCTCGCGCCTGCACGGCATGTCCATCTTCCCGCCGCTGGGCTACCTGTCGACCATCCCGACGCCCGGTCGGTCCGCGCTCGGCAGGGGGCCCAAGGAGACGGGGATCGACCCGGCCTCCTGGGAGTTCTTCCTGGGCGAGGTGGGGATCGAGCGCACGGTGCTCTATCCGACACTGGGCCTGACGGTGGGCCGGCTGCGTGACGCGGAGTACGCCGTGGCGATCACGAGGGCGTACAACGACTGGATGGCGGAGACGTACATCCAGCACCCGTCCGGCAAGTTCCAGGCCGCCGCGCTCCTGCCGCTACAGAAGCCCGACGAGGCCGTCAGGGAACTGCGGCGGGTGGTCGAGGACCTGGGTTTCCGCGCCGCCGTGCTGCCCGCTCACGGCCTGCACAACCACCTCGGCAGCGAGATGTTCTTCCCGGTCTACGAGGCGGCGCAGGACCTCGACGTCGGCCTTTCCGTGCACGGCGGCATTCACGACGGCTTCGGCTTCGACGACTTCAACGTCTTCGCGGCCGTCCACGCGCTGGGCTTCCCGTTCGGTCTGCTGATCTCGCTCGGCGGCATGCTGTTCAACAATGTCTTCGAGCGTTTCCCGGGGCTGCGCGTGGCCTTCCTCGAGGGTGGCGCGGCGTGGATTCTCATGGCCGCCGAGCGTTTCTCCGAGTCGTTCGGTGCCACCCCGTCGCTGAACAGCGAGGCGTTGCACCTGCCCGAGGGCACCTCGGTGCGTGACTACCTCAGCGAGCTCATGAAGTCCGACCGCATCGTGATCGGCTGCGAGGGCGGCGAGCACCACCTGGTGACCGCGATGGAGTACTTCGGCACCGCGCCGTTCATGTACTCCTCGGACTTCCCGCACGAGGTCAACGTGAAGTCCTGCCTGCACGAGCTCGAAGAACTCGACGAGCTCCCGGTCGACGCCGCGTCCCGGGCGCTGCTGAGAGGCGGTACGGCTCGCAAGTTCTACAAGCTGTGA
- a CDS encoding amidohydrolase family protein, whose product MSVTTSEQPATQSPTTPLIVVSADTHIGPRLEQELRPYCPAPLLDEFDEFAGALARKREASNNQLGFGGMTRGADWKVSRRNLETEGHFNIEARLRDLDDDGVAGQVIFHDSQNGQPLPFDRSSVFNRDDIDFDRLKVGQHIYNQWLADQVRVQPERHVGLAYVPMWDIDAAVKELRWASSVGLRGVNFPYPRPWMKSYNFPDWEPFFSACEELGMSLCHHGGGAPTATGGPGMMSIVKLEVSNMSRISPLSHLVFGGVFERHPNLRLVLTESVGPWWPAVMKELDSVYIHDVAEYPDMKDRVKKLPSEYAARQVFVGASFLARFEVEDAMANGYLGNIIWGSDYPHFEGTFQHGIVSPEGDTATRSAMRFTFAGLPEHEVAQCLGENAVRAYGLDGAALRKVAARIDAPTYAKLSVPLSTLPDEHDRGHHAYRTYGFWA is encoded by the coding sequence ATGTCTGTGACGACGTCCGAACAGCCCGCCACCCAGAGCCCGACGACGCCCCTGATCGTCGTGTCGGCCGACACGCACATCGGCCCTCGGCTCGAACAGGAGCTGCGCCCGTACTGCCCGGCGCCGCTGCTCGACGAGTTCGACGAGTTCGCCGGCGCGCTGGCCCGCAAGCGGGAGGCGTCGAACAACCAGCTCGGCTTCGGCGGCATGACGCGTGGCGCGGACTGGAAGGTGAGCCGCCGCAACCTCGAGACCGAGGGCCACTTCAACATCGAGGCGCGGCTGCGGGACCTCGACGACGACGGCGTCGCGGGCCAGGTCATCTTCCACGACAGCCAGAACGGCCAGCCGCTCCCGTTCGACCGCTCGTCGGTGTTCAACCGGGACGACATCGACTTCGACCGGCTGAAGGTCGGCCAGCACATCTACAACCAGTGGCTGGCCGACCAGGTCCGCGTGCAGCCCGAGCGCCACGTCGGGCTGGCCTACGTCCCGATGTGGGACATCGACGCCGCCGTCAAGGAACTGCGGTGGGCGTCGTCGGTCGGCCTGCGCGGGGTCAACTTCCCGTATCCGCGGCCGTGGATGAAGTCGTACAACTTCCCCGACTGGGAGCCGTTCTTCAGCGCGTGCGAGGAACTCGGCATGTCGCTGTGCCACCACGGCGGCGGCGCGCCGACGGCCACCGGCGGCCCGGGCATGATGTCGATCGTCAAGCTCGAGGTCTCCAACATGAGCCGGATCTCGCCGCTGTCCCACCTCGTCTTCGGCGGCGTGTTCGAGCGTCACCCGAACCTGCGCCTCGTCCTGACCGAGTCGGTCGGGCCGTGGTGGCCGGCGGTGATGAAGGAGCTCGACAGCGTCTACATCCACGACGTCGCCGAGTACCCGGACATGAAGGACCGGGTGAAGAAGCTGCCGAGCGAGTACGCCGCGCGGCAGGTCTTCGTCGGCGCCAGCTTCCTGGCCCGTTTCGAGGTCGAGGACGCGATGGCGAACGGCTACCTCGGCAACATCATCTGGGGCTCGGACTACCCGCACTTCGAGGGGACGTTCCAGCACGGGATCGTCTCGCCCGAGGGCGACACCGCGACGCGTTCCGCGATGCGGTTCACCTTCGCCGGCCTCCCGGAACACGAGGTGGCCCAGTGCCTGGGTGAGAACGCCGTCCGCGCCTATGGCCTCGACGGTGCGGCACTGCGCAAGGTCGCCGCCCGGATCGACGCCCCGACCTACGCGAAGCTCAGCGTGCCGCTGTCCACGCTGCCGGACGAGCACGACCGGGGGCATCACGCCTACCGGACCTACGGGTTCTGGGCCTGA
- a CDS encoding phosphotransferase family protein: MPVVPIDEQDLQRRASAAVAAAVPGGVLGPLTRLQGGTSSITYWAELSVGSAPASKVVAKVAPAGLAPTKNRDVLRQARLQQALRDTGVPCPAVVAEHEGTPPEIPPFYVMSFEDGDCVEPNSLPEDESLPPGEVRARELDAARVLGLLHALDPVAVGLGDEPTVTPEQELTRWTSSLAACDEDFRPGYEEVRDRLEAAIPARSESSLIHGDFRLGNTLSKGTGVVSVIDWEIWARSDPRVDLAWFLMMCNPDPELGRRTSAGMPSDKELLDVYQESRGATVEHMHWFDALVRYKQAAISALINRNARRRGAPPPFTGTPALLRSASKLLSG, encoded by the coding sequence GTGCCGGTAGTTCCGATTGACGAGCAGGACCTTCAGCGGCGCGCGTCGGCCGCGGTCGCCGCCGCGGTGCCGGGCGGCGTGCTCGGCCCGCTCACCCGGCTGCAGGGCGGGACGTCGAGCATCACCTACTGGGCGGAGCTCTCGGTCGGATCCGCGCCGGCCTCGAAGGTCGTGGCCAAGGTGGCGCCGGCGGGCCTCGCCCCGACGAAGAACCGCGACGTCCTGCGCCAGGCGCGGCTGCAGCAGGCCCTGCGGGACACGGGCGTGCCGTGCCCCGCGGTGGTCGCCGAGCACGAGGGCACCCCACCGGAGATCCCGCCGTTCTACGTCATGAGCTTCGAGGACGGCGACTGCGTCGAGCCGAACTCGCTGCCCGAGGACGAGTCGTTGCCGCCCGGCGAGGTCCGCGCCCGCGAGCTGGACGCCGCCCGGGTCCTCGGCCTGCTGCACGCGCTCGACCCGGTCGCGGTGGGCCTGGGCGACGAGCCGACGGTCACGCCGGAACAGGAGCTGACCCGGTGGACCAGTTCCCTGGCCGCGTGCGACGAGGACTTCCGCCCGGGCTACGAGGAGGTGCGTGACCGGCTGGAGGCGGCGATCCCGGCCCGGAGCGAGTCCAGCCTGATCCACGGCGACTTCCGGCTCGGGAACACGCTGTCGAAGGGCACCGGGGTCGTGTCCGTCATCGACTGGGAGATCTGGGCCCGCTCGGACCCCAGGGTCGACCTGGCCTGGTTCCTGATGATGTGCAACCCGGACCCCGAGCTCGGGCGCCGGACCAGCGCCGGCATGCCGAGCGACAAGGAGCTGCTCGACGTCTACCAGGAGTCACGCGGCGCCACGGTCGAGCACATGCACTGGTTCGACGCCCTCGTCCGCTACAAGCAGGCGGCGATCTCGGCGCTGATCAACCGTAACGCCCGCCGGCGCGGCGCCCCGCCGCCGTTCACCGGAACCCCCGCCCTCCTGCGGTCGGCGAGCAAGCTGCTGAGCGGGTGA
- a CDS encoding MFS transporter: MSAASSLDSWHGRRILLLLCAVAFLDFVDASITNVALPHILRSLHFSTQSLQWVPSAYLLTYGGFMLLGGRLADLLGRRNVLLAGTALVGLSSLAGGFAQDEGVFIAARLAQGVGAALMLPAALSTLTTTFTATRDRESALGVWGAVAGLASAAGILLGGVLTEGLGWRWVMFVNPIACVFVIPAVIRLLPRDLPADRASRFDLFGSVVITGAVLLLVDALVEAPDHGWGAAATWLKLGGAGVLLAAFILIERTARDPILPLGIFRVRGLAAANLTGLVGFAGMLSMFYFLTLYMQNVLGYSPIVAGAAYLPLTFAVGVSAGIGSKLLARVGSRAVICAGSLLAAGGLFLLSRIPVDGGYLAHVLPGLLVTALGIGAVFVGVTAAANAGVGPSRAGLAAALLNASQQVGGALGLAIFSAVGAARTHHLRSAGAPIPEATTSGLRHALATGAAFAAAAALLALATRNTREQDPAHGTGETDAGHPPLAASPLPTTEVAR; this comes from the coding sequence GTGTCGGCCGCATCCTCGCTCGACAGCTGGCACGGCAGACGCATCCTGCTTCTGCTGTGCGCGGTGGCGTTCCTCGACTTCGTCGACGCCTCCATCACGAACGTGGCGCTCCCCCACATCCTGCGTTCGCTGCACTTCTCGACCCAGAGCCTCCAGTGGGTGCCGTCGGCGTACCTGCTGACCTACGGCGGCTTCATGCTGCTCGGCGGCCGGCTCGCCGACCTGCTCGGCCGCCGGAACGTCCTGCTCGCCGGCACGGCGCTGGTGGGACTCTCCTCGCTGGCCGGCGGCTTCGCCCAGGACGAGGGCGTGTTCATCGCCGCCCGCCTCGCCCAGGGGGTCGGCGCGGCGCTGATGCTTCCCGCGGCGCTCTCGACGCTGACGACCACGTTCACGGCCACCCGGGACCGCGAGTCCGCGCTCGGGGTGTGGGGCGCCGTGGCGGGCCTCGCGTCCGCGGCCGGAATCCTGCTCGGTGGCGTCCTCACGGAGGGCCTCGGGTGGCGGTGGGTCATGTTCGTCAACCCGATCGCCTGCGTGTTCGTGATCCCGGCCGTCATCAGGCTGCTGCCGAGAGACCTGCCGGCCGACCGCGCCAGCCGGTTCGACCTGTTCGGCAGCGTGGTCATCACCGGCGCGGTGCTGCTGCTGGTCGACGCCCTCGTCGAGGCACCCGACCACGGCTGGGGCGCCGCGGCCACGTGGCTGAAGCTGGGCGGCGCGGGAGTCCTGCTGGCGGCCTTCATCCTGATCGAACGGACCGCGCGGGATCCGATCCTGCCGCTGGGTATCTTCCGGGTCCGTGGCCTGGCCGCCGCGAACCTGACGGGGCTGGTGGGCTTCGCGGGGATGCTCTCGATGTTCTACTTCCTGACCCTCTACATGCAGAACGTCCTCGGCTATTCGCCGATCGTCGCCGGGGCGGCCTACCTTCCGCTCACCTTCGCCGTCGGAGTCTCGGCCGGCATCGGCTCCAAGCTGCTGGCCAGGGTCGGCAGCCGGGCGGTCATCTGCGCCGGTTCCCTCCTGGCGGCCGGCGGGCTGTTCCTGCTCAGCCGGATCCCGGTCGACGGCGGCTACCTGGCGCACGTGCTGCCGGGCCTGCTCGTCACGGCCCTCGGCATCGGCGCGGTGTTCGTCGGCGTGACCGCCGCCGCGAACGCGGGTGTCGGCCCGAGCCGGGCGGGACTCGCCGCCGCCCTGCTCAACGCCTCCCAGCAGGTCGGCGGCGCCCTCGGGCTCGCCATCTTCTCGGCCGTCGGAGCGGCCCGCACCCACCACCTGCGCTCGGCCGGCGCGCCGATCCCGGAGGCCACCACCTCCGGCCTGCGGCACGCCCTGGCGACCGGAGCGGCCTTCGCCGCGGCCGCGGCACTCCTCGCGCTGGCGACCAGGAACACCCGCGAGCAGGACCCGGCCCACGGCACGGGCGAAACCGACGCCGGCCACCCGCCGCTCGCGGCCAGCCCCCTGCCCACCACGGAGGTCGCACGATGA